One Stenotrophomonas sp. SAU14A_NAIMI4_5 DNA segment encodes these proteins:
- a CDS encoding AMP-binding protein, which produces MNNAVSPRLPLQQVWPEDRVARYRAAGHWRGETFPAFLRERAEQYADEIAVVAGDVRLSYAQLWHEAGRIGAGLLGQGLQPGDRVLVQLGNTAGFITTVCGLFRAGLVPVYVLPAHRLTELVHFARKAEASAYITTDVHENFDHRGLARALQAEVPGIAHVVIDGEADGFIALDALQGDRSALPPDPDPQSVAFLQISGGSTGLSKLIPRTHDDYIYSFRASNAICGIDRDSVYLVALPAAHNFPMSSPGFFGALYAGARVVLSPGPGPDAAFPLIARERVTCCGLVPPLALLWAQAAATSKHDLSSLQVLQVGGAKLVPEAARRVIDGLRCTLQQVFGMAEGLVNYTRLDDPEDLVVACQGRPISPDDEVRVVDDHDQPVAEGEVGHLLTRGPYTIGAYHNDEVANARAFTDDGFYRTGDRVQQLPDGYLVVQGRAGDHINRAGEKISAEEIEDHLLAHPAVFDAAVVSIPDDYLGERSCAFVIQQGEPIKGPALKNWMRGRGLAAFKVPDQVVFVDSFDTTAVGKISRRELRAQLRARHLQQTGGTR; this is translated from the coding sequence ATGAACAACGCTGTCTCCCCGCGGCTGCCGCTGCAGCAGGTCTGGCCCGAGGATCGGGTCGCGCGCTACCGCGCCGCCGGCCATTGGCGCGGCGAGACTTTCCCGGCCTTCCTGCGTGAGCGGGCAGAGCAGTATGCCGACGAGATCGCGGTGGTGGCCGGTGACGTGCGCCTGAGCTATGCACAGCTGTGGCACGAGGCCGGCCGAATCGGTGCCGGCCTGCTGGGCCAGGGCCTGCAGCCGGGTGACCGCGTGCTGGTGCAGCTGGGCAACACCGCCGGCTTCATCACCACGGTGTGCGGGCTGTTCCGTGCCGGCCTGGTGCCGGTGTACGTGCTGCCGGCGCATCGCCTTACCGAGCTGGTGCACTTCGCGCGCAAGGCCGAAGCCAGTGCCTACATCACCACCGATGTGCATGAAAACTTCGACCACCGCGGACTGGCGCGTGCGTTGCAGGCGGAAGTGCCGGGCATCGCGCATGTGGTCATCGATGGCGAGGCGGACGGGTTCATCGCGCTGGATGCGCTGCAGGGTGACCGCAGCGCATTGCCGCCGGACCCCGACCCGCAGTCGGTGGCCTTCCTGCAGATTTCCGGTGGCAGCACCGGGCTGTCCAAGCTGATCCCGCGCACCCACGACGACTACATCTATTCGTTCCGCGCCAGCAACGCGATCTGCGGCATCGACCGCGACAGCGTCTACCTGGTCGCGCTGCCGGCGGCGCACAACTTCCCGATGAGCTCGCCGGGCTTCTTTGGCGCACTGTATGCCGGTGCCCGCGTGGTGCTCAGCCCCGGCCCCGGCCCGGATGCCGCGTTCCCGCTGATCGCCCGCGAACGGGTGACCTGCTGCGGCCTGGTGCCGCCGCTGGCCCTGCTGTGGGCGCAGGCCGCGGCGACCAGCAAGCACGACCTGTCCAGCCTGCAGGTGCTGCAGGTGGGCGGTGCCAAGCTGGTGCCGGAAGCGGCGCGGCGGGTGATCGATGGCCTGCGCTGCACCCTGCAGCAGGTGTTCGGCATGGCCGAAGGCCTGGTCAACTACACGCGGCTGGATGACCCCGAAGACCTGGTCGTGGCCTGCCAGGGGCGACCGATCAGCCCGGATGACGAGGTGCGCGTGGTCGATGATCACGACCAGCCCGTGGCCGAAGGCGAGGTGGGGCATCTGCTGACCCGTGGTCCTTACACCATCGGTGCGTACCACAACGATGAGGTGGCCAACGCGCGCGCCTTCACCGACGACGGCTTCTATCGCACCGGTGATCGTGTGCAGCAGCTGCCGGACGGCTACCTGGTGGTGCAGGGCCGCGCGGGCGACCACATCAACCGTGCCGGCGAGAAGATCTCCGCCGAGGAGATCGAAGACCATCTGCTGGCCCATCCCGCCGTGTTCGACGCGGCGGTGGTGTCCATTCCCGATGACTACCTGGGCGAGCGCAGCTGCGCCTTCGTCATCCAGCAGGGCGAGCCGATCAAGGGGCCTGCATTGAAGAACTGGATGCGCGGCCGCGGCCTGGCCGCGTTCAAGGTGCCCGACCAGGTCGTGTTCGTGGACAGTTTCGATACCACGGCGGTCGGCAAGATCAGCCGCCGTGAACTGCGTGCGCAGCTGCGTGCGCGTCATCTGCAACAGACAGGAGGAACGCGCTGA
- a CDS encoding isochorismatase family protein, whose protein sequence is MALPRITPYPLPTAAELPAPRGPWRPQRDRIALLVHDMQRYFLAAFDAGAEPLQPAVANIARLLAHCRAHGIPVFYTAQHGDQDRRDRGLQADLWGPGMRRGEEHEPIIDPLAPQAGEHVLVKHRYSAFQRSNLETLMRVRGRDQLLVTGVYAHIGCTATVVEAFQRDIEAFIAADAVADFSRGDHDQALHWIARTSGVPMTTAQLMEVL, encoded by the coding sequence ATGGCGCTGCCCCGCATTACCCCATACCCCTTGCCGACTGCCGCCGAACTGCCGGCCCCGCGCGGCCCGTGGCGTCCGCAGCGTGACCGCATCGCCTTGCTGGTGCACGACATGCAGCGCTATTTCCTGGCGGCGTTCGACGCCGGTGCCGAACCGCTGCAGCCGGCGGTGGCCAACATCGCGCGCCTGCTGGCGCATTGCCGTGCACACGGCATTCCGGTGTTCTACACCGCCCAGCATGGTGACCAGGACCGGCGCGACCGCGGCCTGCAGGCCGACCTGTGGGGCCCGGGCATGCGCCGCGGCGAGGAGCACGAACCGATCATCGATCCACTTGCCCCGCAGGCGGGTGAGCACGTGCTGGTCAAGCATCGTTACAGCGCCTTCCAGCGCAGCAACCTGGAAACCCTGATGCGCGTGCGCGGCCGCGACCAGCTGCTGGTGACCGGCGTGTATGCGCATATCGGCTGCACGGCCACCGTGGTCGAGGCGTTCCAGCGTGACATCGAGGCCTTCATCGCCGCCGATGCGGTCGCCGATTTCTCGCGCGGCGACCATGACCAGGCGCTGCACTGGATCGCCCGCACCAGCGGCGTACCGATGACCACCGCGCAGCTGATGGAGGTGCTCTGA
- a CDS encoding phosphopantetheine-binding protein — MAATNDVLDLERMRADVARVLDCEPADIGDDDNLMDLDLDSMRMLGLVLAWGNTGLPLEFSQLAEHSTLRQWWAVVQKLQAAQQA; from the coding sequence ATGGCCGCGACCAATGATGTGCTCGACCTTGAGCGCATGCGGGCCGACGTGGCGCGCGTGCTCGACTGCGAGCCGGCCGACATCGGCGACGACGACAACCTGATGGACCTCGACCTGGATTCGATGCGGATGCTCGGCCTGGTCCTGGCCTGGGGCAATACCGGGCTGCCGCTGGAGTTCTCGCAGCTGGCCGAGCACAGCACGCTGCGCCAGTGGTGGGCGGTGGTGCAGAAGCTGCAGGCGGCGCAGCAGGCATGA